The nucleotide window TTTCACGGCGATCATCGCCTGGCGCCGGCTGGCATCGGACAGCGGGCCCGAGAACGGGCGATAGCGCTCGTCGCTGCGCGGCCACTTGGTCGTGGAGATCCAGTCCGCCGGCGGCGCCTTGAGGAACTCCTTGTAGGCGTTCAGGTCCGCCACGCCCAGCTGGCGCAGCGACTTGCCGGCTTCCTCGCGGCACCACGTAAGAAAGCGGTACAGCTCTTTCTGCGTGTTGGCCACCGACTTCGGGCGCAGCTCGCCGTGGCTGATGTACTCGCGGGCGATTTCACTGTCCGTGCGGGCATCGGTCAGCACGTCTTCGGGGATGTCGCGCCACGCTTCCGGGTCGATATCGCGCAGGGCCAGCCCACCATGGCCGCGTGCAGCGCGCGAATGCGGGTCGAACGGTTGCAGGTCGATTGGCGCGAATTTGCTCATCACGAAATACTGTGTAAATGAACAGTATTGTACAGTATTCCATACAGTGTTTTCAGGGGTGTTCCGGCCTTCGCCGAAGGAAGACCCATGCGTAGATGAGCAGGTTGAGCAGGATGACCGTGCCGGCCAGGACGAACTGCACGTTGCGGGTCAGCCCATCCGGATAGATCACGGACAGCAGCCAGCGTTCGACGAAGTCACCCGCATAGCGGGCCATGCCGGCGCGTTCGCGCAGTGCGTTTTCCCACGACGTCAGCGGGCAGGC belongs to Pseudoduganella albidiflava and includes:
- a CDS encoding DUF2784 domain-containing protein — its product is MFYALAATAVLAIHFAFIAFVLFGGLFALRRRWMAAVHLPAAAWGFLVEALGAACPLTSWENALRERAGMARYAGDFVERWLLSVIYPDGLTRNVQFVLAGTVILLNLLIYAWVFLRRRPEHP